In one Pirellulales bacterium genomic region, the following are encoded:
- a CDS encoding hydantoinase B/oxoprolinase family protein, giving the protein MSNWEFWIDVGGTFTDCLARGPAGQMRRYKLLSSGVTKGAAHVGSSSLAIVDPARRGDPPGFWDGWRLALVDADGTVVATSTVARFERAGSRLELAEPLAVTPQAHQPYELTSDDDAPLVAIRFLLGVRPGEPLPPVTVRLGTTRGTNALLTRRGARTAWITTRGFGDALAIGYQNRPRLFELDIHKPEPLYAAVVEIDERVAADGTVLLPLDPDTVRRQLAALRDAQIESLAICLLHAPKRPAHEQQVANLARELGFRHVSTSSEVAPLVKIVARGDTTVVDAYLTPVLRDYVDRLREPLRGGCLRLMTSAGGLVDAASFRGKDSILSGPAGGVVGFSRVAQAAGQRRAIGFDMGGTSTDVSRFDGHFEREYETEKAGVRIVAPMLAIETVAAGGGSICGFDGVKLTVGPASAGADPGPACYGRGGPLSVTDLNFYLGRILAERFAFPLQRAAVERRLDELIAEVERATGRRYAPVELCTGLLRIANNNMVQAIRSVSVARGADPRDYVLVAFGGAAPQHACAVARELNMREVLIHDDASLLSAYGIGLADVVRHGVAGIYQPAGASTLQEATAQHQRLAAAATAELIAEAVPPEQIGVRRSLDLRYQGTEAALPISEPDDGDYPAAFAAEHRRRYGYVHAGRPIEIVAARVEVVGRSPQTLPPARPAPAYAARAERSVSVCFDGAWHETAVLNRADLQPGAQIVGPALLYQAHSTTIVEPGWVAEVLTGDQIRLTDAGTIAAPAVSTTADPVMLEIFNHQFAGIAERMGIALRNTAGSVNVKERLDFSCALFTAAGRLVVNAPHIPVHLGAMGETVRSVLADNPQLRAGDVFVTNDPYRGGSHLPDVTVVTPVHDAATGQLVFFTASRAHHAEIGGIRPGSMPPGSRNLAEEGVLIRNFRLVEAGRPRFDELRALLTGGPYPSRSVDENLADLAAQVAANQQGALDLARLIERYSLPVVTAYMRHIQAAAATKTRRSLARLEGRQCSFADQLDNGARIAVCIRIEHLRAMIDFTGTDGVLPDNLNANRAIVTAAVLYVLRALLDEDIPLNEGVLEPVELVLPTCLLNPLPGPTPATSPAVVGGNVETSQRVVDVLLGALGLAAASQGTMNNLLFGGAQFGYYETICGGAGATPHRPGADAVHTHMTNTRITDPEVLENRYPVQVVEFAIRRGSGGAGRFRGGDGARRRLRFLAPLAVSILSNRRPPFAPFGLAGGEPGASGRNVRIFTDGRHEELPGRAQYDAAPGEELLIETPGGGGYGRPE; this is encoded by the coding sequence ATGAGCAACTGGGAATTCTGGATCGACGTCGGCGGCACCTTCACCGATTGCTTGGCGCGCGGGCCGGCGGGGCAGATGCGCCGATACAAGCTGCTCAGCTCCGGCGTGACCAAGGGGGCCGCACACGTCGGGTCGAGTTCGCTGGCGATTGTCGATCCGGCGCGCCGCGGCGATCCGCCCGGTTTTTGGGACGGCTGGCGTCTCGCGCTCGTCGATGCCGACGGCACGGTGGTGGCCACCTCGACGGTCGCGCGCTTCGAGCGCGCGGGCAGCCGGCTCGAGCTGGCCGAACCGCTGGCCGTGACCCCGCAGGCACATCAGCCATATGAACTGACCAGCGATGACGACGCGCCGCTGGTGGCGATTCGCTTTCTGCTCGGCGTGCGACCGGGCGAGCCGCTGCCGCCGGTGACCGTGCGGCTGGGAACCACCCGGGGCACCAACGCCCTGCTCACGCGCCGCGGCGCCCGAACCGCCTGGATCACCACGCGCGGCTTCGGCGACGCGCTGGCCATCGGCTATCAGAATCGTCCGCGGCTGTTCGAGCTCGATATTCACAAACCGGAGCCACTGTATGCGGCCGTCGTCGAGATCGACGAGCGCGTCGCGGCCGACGGCACGGTGCTCCTGCCACTCGACCCAGACACGGTGCGCCGGCAACTCGCGGCGCTGCGCGACGCGCAGATCGAATCGCTGGCCATCTGCCTGTTGCATGCCCCGAAACGCCCCGCACACGAGCAACAGGTCGCCAACCTCGCGCGGGAACTGGGGTTTCGGCACGTCAGCACCAGCAGCGAGGTGGCGCCGCTGGTGAAGATCGTGGCCCGCGGCGACACGACCGTCGTCGACGCCTACCTCACGCCGGTGCTGCGCGACTATGTCGATCGACTGCGCGAGCCCTTGCGCGGCGGATGCTTGCGGCTGATGACCTCGGCCGGTGGGCTCGTCGATGCGGCCAGCTTTCGCGGCAAGGACAGCATCCTCTCCGGGCCCGCGGGTGGAGTCGTGGGATTTTCGCGCGTGGCCCAGGCCGCGGGCCAGCGGCGCGCGATCGGCTTCGACATGGGCGGCACGAGCACCGACGTCTCGCGATTCGACGGCCATTTCGAGCGCGAATACGAGACCGAAAAAGCCGGCGTGCGGATCGTCGCACCGATGCTGGCGATCGAGACGGTCGCCGCCGGCGGCGGCTCGATTTGCGGCTTCGACGGCGTGAAACTCACCGTGGGGCCCGCGAGCGCCGGGGCCGATCCCGGTCCAGCCTGCTATGGACGCGGCGGCCCGTTGAGCGTCACCGACTTGAATTTCTACCTGGGCCGCATCCTGGCCGAGCGCTTCGCGTTTCCCTTGCAGCGTGCGGCCGTCGAGCGGCGGCTCGACGAGCTGATCGCCGAGGTCGAACGGGCCACCGGCCGGCGATACGCGCCGGTCGAGCTGTGCACGGGCCTGCTGCGAATCGCCAACAACAACATGGTGCAGGCGATCCGGTCGGTTTCGGTGGCGCGCGGCGCCGATCCGCGCGATTACGTGCTCGTCGCTTTTGGCGGCGCGGCGCCGCAACACGCGTGTGCCGTGGCGCGCGAGCTGAATATGCGCGAGGTGCTGATCCACGACGACGCCAGCCTGCTGAGCGCCTATGGGATCGGTCTGGCCGACGTGGTGCGGCATGGCGTGGCCGGCATCTATCAACCGGCCGGCGCGAGCACTTTGCAAGAAGCGACCGCGCAGCACCAGCGGCTGGCCGCGGCGGCCACGGCCGAATTGATCGCCGAAGCCGTGCCGCCCGAGCAGATCGGCGTGCGGCGCTCGCTCGACTTGCGCTACCAGGGCACCGAGGCTGCGCTGCCGATCTCCGAACCCGACGACGGCGACTATCCGGCGGCTTTCGCAGCGGAGCATCGCCGGCGCTACGGCTATGTCCACGCGGGCCGGCCGATCGAGATCGTCGCGGCGCGCGTCGAGGTGGTGGGCCGCAGCCCGCAGACGCTCCCTCCTGCGCGCCCTGCACCTGCGTATGCGGCGAGGGCCGAGCGCAGCGTGTCGGTCTGTTTCGACGGCGCCTGGCACGAAACGGCCGTATTGAACCGGGCAGACTTGCAACCGGGCGCGCAGATCGTCGGGCCCGCGCTCCTCTATCAGGCCCACTCGACGACGATCGTCGAGCCAGGCTGGGTGGCCGAGGTGTTGACGGGCGATCAAATCCGGCTGACCGACGCCGGAACCATCGCGGCGCCGGCCGTGTCGACCACGGCCGACCCCGTGATGCTCGAAATCTTCAACCACCAGTTTGCCGGCATTGCCGAGCGGATGGGCATCGCGCTGCGCAACACGGCCGGCAGCGTGAATGTCAAAGAACGGCTGGATTTCAGTTGCGCGCTGTTCACGGCCGCGGGGCGCCTGGTGGTGAACGCGCCGCATATTCCCGTGCATCTGGGCGCGATGGGCGAAACGGTCCGCAGCGTTCTGGCCGATAACCCGCAATTGCGGGCCGGCGACGTGTTCGTCACCAACGACCCCTATCGCGGCGGCTCGCACTTGCCCGACGTGACGGTGGTCACGCCGGTGCATGACGCCGCCACGGGCCAGCTGGTGTTCTTCACGGCCAGCCGCGCGCATCACGCCGAGATCGGCGGCATCCGGCCCGGCTCGATGCCGCCCGGTTCGCGCAACCTGGCGGAAGAGGGCGTGCTGATTCGCAACTTTCGGCTGGTCGAGGCCGGCCGGCCACGGTTCGACGAGTTGCGCGCATTGTTGACCGGCGGCCCGTATCCCTCGCGGAGTGTCGACGAAAACCTCGCCGACCTGGCGGCGCAGGTCGCGGCCAACCAGCAAGGAGCGCTCGACCTGGCCCGGCTGATCGAGCGTTATTCGCTGCCCGTCGTCACTGCGTACATGCGCCACATCCAGGCCGCCGCCGCCACGAAAACGCGCCGCAGCCTGGCGCGCCTCGAGGGCCGGCAATGTTCGTTCGCCGATCAGCTCGACAACGGCGCGCGGATCGCCGTGTGTATCCGCATTGAACACCTGCGGGCGATGATCGACTTCACCGGCACCGACGGCGTGCTGCCGGACAATCTCAACGCCAACCGCGCGATCGTCACCGCGGCGGTGCTGTACGTGCTGCGCGCGTTGCTCGACGAGGACATCCCGTTGAACGAAGGCGTGCTCGAGCCGGTCGAGCTGGTGCTGCCGACGTGCTTGCTGAACCCGCTCCCTGGGCCCACGCCCGCGACGAGCCCCGCGGTCGTCGGCGGCAACGTCGAGACGTCGCAGCGGGTCGTCGACGTGCTGCTCGGGGCGCTCGGGCTCGCGGCGGCGAGCCAGGGAACGATGAACAACCTGCTGTTCGGCGGTGCGCAGTTCGGCTACTACGAAACGATCTGCGGCGGCGCCGGTGCGACGCCCCATCGCCCGGGCGCCGATGCGGTCCACACGCATATGACCAATACGCGGATCACCGATCCTGAGGTGCTCGAAAACCGCTACCCGGTGCAGGTCGTCGAGTTCGCCATTCGCCGCGGCTCGGGCGGCGCAGGGCGCTTCCGCGGCGGCGACGGCGCTCGCCGCCGGTTGCGATTCCTGGCGCCCTTGGCCGTATCGATCCTGTCCAATCGGCGACCGCCGTTCGCGCCGTTCGGGCTGGCAGGCGGCGAGCCCGGCGCATCGGGCCGCAACGTGCGAATCTTCACCGATGGCCGGCACGAGGAGCTGCCTGGACGCGCGCAATACGACGCCGCACCCGGCGAAGAATTGCTGATCGAGACACCCGGCGGAGGCGGCTATGGCAGGCCCGAGTAA